A single genomic interval of Sinorhizobium garamanticum harbors:
- a CDS encoding carboxymuconolactone decarboxylase family protein, whose amino-acid sequence MSKRLDYNQIAPAGVKALGGVYGYIMQSSLPPVLVDLVYLRISQINNCAYCLDMHTRDLLKKGQKIEKIALVQAWAEAGNLFDEREQAALAWAETVTRVAETNVPDQAYEAARAVFDERELVDLTIAIGLMNTYNRMAISFRNTPQAALEN is encoded by the coding sequence GTGAGCAAGCGTCTCGACTACAACCAGATCGCACCGGCCGGCGTCAAAGCCCTGGGCGGAGTCTACGGCTACATCATGCAGAGCAGCCTCCCTCCGGTGCTGGTCGATCTGGTCTATCTTCGGATCTCGCAGATCAACAACTGCGCCTACTGCCTCGACATGCACACGCGCGACCTTTTGAAAAAGGGGCAGAAAATCGAGAAGATCGCGCTGGTGCAGGCATGGGCGGAAGCCGGCAATCTCTTCGACGAGCGCGAGCAGGCCGCCCTCGCCTGGGCCGAAACGGTCACGCGCGTTGCCGAGACCAACGTGCCCGACCAGGCTTACGAGGCCGCGCGGGCTGTGTTCGACGAGCGCGAACTCGTTGATCTCACGATCGCGATCGGCCTGATGAACACCTACAACCGGATGGCGATCAGTTTCCGCAATACGCCACAGGCTGCACTGGAAAACTAA
- a CDS encoding cupin domain-containing protein — translation MTIRSVIGAVGAALAIATAIPAAAHDPGDVVTPHFAQAIPNIPGKTLTAFIVDYPPGGTSAPHRHADSSFIFAYVLSGEIESKVNDGPTQIYRAGESWHEPPAANHLVSRNASKTRPAKLLAVFVADSDEKALTTNIE, via the coding sequence ATGACCATACGATCTGTAATTGGCGCTGTCGGCGCCGCCCTCGCAATAGCTACCGCAATCCCGGCCGCAGCGCATGACCCCGGCGACGTTGTCACGCCCCACTTCGCGCAGGCCATACCCAATATTCCGGGCAAAACGCTGACCGCATTCATCGTCGATTACCCGCCGGGCGGGACTTCGGCGCCGCACAGGCACGCGGACTCGTCGTTCATCTTCGCCTACGTCCTCTCCGGAGAAATCGAATCGAAAGTGAACGACGGCCCGACGCAGATATACCGCGCCGGCGAGAGCTGGCACGAGCCGCCGGCGGCCAACCACCTCGTCAGCCGCAATGCGAGCAAGACCAGGCCCGCAAAGCTGCTCGCGGTCTTCGTCGCCGACAGCGACGAAAAGGCCCTGACCACCAACATCGAGTGA
- a CDS encoding PLP-dependent aminotransferase family protein produces MDQPLKLELDRTAKTPLAEQIRKGISTAIESGVLAPGARLPSWLDLAAQLGVARGTVRTAYEKLSAAQMIVASRAAGTRVAEQPAAVARVEQPPDPGSFLERYLEMTAGPAIFQMGVPAQETFPATLFARIRAQAVRAESSAPAIYPDPRGELDLRREIAAYLAVARRTECSPSEVIITGGYASGLGLALRVLGLEGRKVWMEDPGFPFTRHGLELARLSPVPIPVDADGIDVDHGIRHAPDAALVVVTPGQQAPLGPALSLARRLRLLDWAARSEAWVIEDDYLSELQLDGRAAPALASLDRAGRVIHIGSFSKTISPALRLGFVVAPPALASRFAEVAACLAPPPGPAVQLATAAFMREGHYMRHLRRTKRVYAAQRDALLKCLMPGAGEATVAGLAVLLRLPDGAPDVAIVRETLAFGMAPAPLSVWYASPDSAKSGLLLGLATAPQRQLARSCDRLQGIIGRFA; encoded by the coding sequence ATGGACCAGCCGCTGAAACTGGAACTCGACCGGACTGCGAAGACGCCGCTGGCCGAGCAGATCCGCAAGGGCATCAGCACCGCGATCGAAAGCGGGGTGCTCGCCCCGGGCGCGCGCCTGCCGTCGTGGCTGGACCTCGCGGCCCAGCTTGGTGTTGCGCGCGGCACGGTGCGCACGGCCTATGAGAAGCTCTCCGCTGCCCAGATGATCGTCGCTTCGCGCGCGGCCGGAACCCGTGTCGCGGAACAGCCTGCCGCCGTTGCCCGGGTCGAACAGCCGCCCGATCCCGGCTCGTTCCTGGAGCGGTATCTGGAGATGACGGCGGGCCCGGCGATCTTCCAGATGGGCGTGCCTGCGCAGGAAACCTTTCCCGCAACCCTCTTCGCCCGGATCCGCGCGCAGGCCGTGCGGGCGGAATCGAGCGCGCCGGCGATTTATCCCGATCCGCGCGGCGAGCTGGACCTGCGGCGGGAAATCGCCGCCTATCTCGCCGTCGCGCGCCGTACCGAGTGCTCGCCCTCCGAGGTCATCATTACCGGCGGCTACGCCAGCGGGCTCGGACTGGCGCTCCGTGTGCTCGGTCTTGAGGGGCGGAAGGTCTGGATGGAGGATCCCGGCTTCCCGTTCACCCGGCATGGGCTGGAGCTCGCGCGATTGTCGCCCGTCCCAATCCCCGTCGATGCCGACGGCATCGATGTCGACCATGGCATCCGCCATGCCCCGGATGCAGCACTGGTCGTCGTGACGCCGGGGCAGCAGGCGCCGCTCGGGCCCGCCCTGTCACTGGCGCGGCGGTTGCGCCTTCTCGACTGGGCGGCCCGCAGCGAAGCTTGGGTGATCGAGGACGACTATTTGAGCGAATTGCAGCTCGATGGCCGCGCGGCACCGGCGCTCGCCTCGCTCGATCGCGCCGGGCGCGTCATTCACATCGGCTCCTTCAGCAAGACCATCAGCCCCGCGCTGAGGCTCGGCTTCGTCGTCGCGCCACCGGCGCTGGCATCCCGTTTTGCGGAGGTCGCGGCGTGCCTCGCGCCGCCTCCGGGGCCGGCGGTGCAGCTCGCAACCGCCGCGTTCATGCGCGAAGGCCACTACATGCGGCATCTCAGGCGCACGAAGCGCGTCTACGCCGCGCAACGCGACGCCTTGCTGAAATGTCTCATGCCGGGTGCCGGGGAGGCTACGGTCGCCGGCCTGGCCGTGCTGCTGCGCCTGCCGGACGGCGCGCCGGACGTTGCCATCGTCCGGGAGACGCTGGCATTCGGAATGGCCCCGGCACCGCTCTCGGTCTGGTATGCGTCGCCGGATTCCGCAAAATCCGGCTTGCTGCTGGGACTCGCGACGGCGCCGCAACGGCAGCTCGCGCGATCCTGCGACCGTCTCCAGGGGATCATCGGGCGCTTTGCGTGA
- a CDS encoding VOC family protein: protein MAAKAAHQLLGHAVVGTNDLSTAANFYDKLFALFGVGRILEQPGRAVYFGTTGLEFGVTNPYNGEGATIGNGNMVALSAHSRAHVDEVHALALKLGGTDEGRPGPRGPNGDGPYCAYFRDLDGNKLLVFRAGPDEAQG, encoded by the coding sequence ATGGCCGCCAAAGCCGCACATCAGTTGCTGGGACACGCCGTTGTAGGAACGAACGACCTTTCCACCGCCGCAAACTTCTATGACAAACTATTCGCTCTCTTCGGCGTAGGACGAATTCTCGAACAGCCCGGCAGGGCAGTGTACTTCGGCACTACGGGTCTCGAGTTTGGCGTCACCAATCCCTACAACGGCGAGGGTGCCACGATCGGCAACGGCAACATGGTTGCGCTCAGCGCGCACTCCCGTGCTCACGTTGATGAAGTCCATGCGCTTGCGCTGAAGCTTGGCGGGACCGATGAGGGCAGGCCGGGGCCGCGGGGGCCGAACGGGGATGGTCCGTACTGCGCATACTTCCGCGATCTCGACGGCAACAAGCTGCTCGTCTTCCGCGCCGGCCCGGATGAAGCCCAAGGCTAA
- a CDS encoding DMT family transporter produces the protein MTSSMMIGVVAALFAAFAWSLNFIVPFVIGDHSVFDFALFRFVISGVLGLGFLAFRRKALSGLRLRDLVTTAWLGFIGYLGYFLTVVGAAIFAGPVIAPAFLAFVPVVLAIVGNLRQRSVAWNALILPLTLAVVGLSLVNVSVFDPDSMATTRSLSIGTPLAIAAVLLWTWFGIVNQTALAKRPGMDAGVWTALIMTGGGIEMLAFMPVGLALGVFEIPRLGLGWDVAAPLYLWGTGLAFLASVGGAWAWTIAAQRLPVALSAQLIVSETVFGTIFGLAVHGRSPTVLEIAGIAVLTAGVLTAVRAFHGGGRQSVAA, from the coding sequence ATGACGAGCTCCATGATGATCGGCGTCGTCGCCGCGCTCTTTGCCGCCTTTGCGTGGTCGCTGAATTTCATCGTTCCCTTCGTCATAGGCGACCATTCCGTTTTTGATTTCGCGCTGTTCCGGTTTGTGATCTCCGGCGTTTTGGGCTTGGGATTTCTGGCATTCAGAAGAAAAGCCTTGTCCGGGCTAAGGTTGCGCGACCTGGTGACAACAGCCTGGCTCGGTTTCATCGGGTATCTCGGCTACTTCCTGACCGTCGTCGGCGCGGCCATTTTCGCAGGTCCCGTGATTGCGCCGGCATTTCTCGCGTTCGTGCCCGTTGTGCTGGCGATCGTAGGCAATTTGCGCCAGCGAAGCGTAGCGTGGAATGCCCTGATCCTGCCGCTCACATTGGCTGTCGTTGGCCTGTCTCTCGTCAACGTCAGTGTATTCGACCCTGACAGCATGGCGACGACACGGTCACTCTCGATCGGCACTCCGCTGGCGATCGCCGCCGTATTGCTGTGGACGTGGTTCGGCATTGTCAATCAGACTGCCCTTGCCAAACGTCCAGGCATGGATGCCGGTGTCTGGACGGCGCTTATCATGACTGGCGGCGGGATCGAGATGCTGGCCTTCATGCCTGTTGGTCTTGCCTTGGGCGTATTCGAGATACCGCGGCTCGGTCTCGGCTGGGACGTCGCCGCTCCTCTCTACCTATGGGGAACGGGCCTGGCCTTCCTGGCCTCGGTCGGCGGTGCATGGGCGTGGACGATCGCCGCGCAGCGGCTGCCTGTCGCTCTTTCCGCCCAATTGATCGTGTCGGAAACAGTCTTCGGCACGATATTCGGCCTTGCCGTGCATGGCCGTTCGCCAACGGTTCTGGAGATTGCCGGAATAGCGGTTCTGACGGCAGGTGTCTTGACCGCTGTCCGGGCTTTCCATGGAGGGGGCAGACAATCGGTAGCGGCTTAA
- the petA gene encoding ubiquinol-cytochrome c reductase iron-sulfur subunit, protein MAGVVGVGAASWPLIDQMRPDASTLATATIEVDVSSLTEGMSLTVKWRGRPVFVRNRTAKEVEAANATALEELKDPIARNANLADDQPATDLARSAGEGKENWIVMIGVCTHLGCVPLGQAGDFGGWFCPCHGSHYDTAGRVRKGPAPENLPIPRFEFVSDTVVRIG, encoded by the coding sequence ATGGCCGGGGTGGTGGGAGTGGGTGCTGCCTCTTGGCCGCTCATCGATCAGATGCGCCCCGATGCCTCGACGCTCGCAACGGCCACCATCGAGGTGGACGTATCCTCGCTCACCGAAGGCATGTCGCTGACTGTCAAATGGCGCGGCCGCCCCGTTTTCGTTCGAAATCGGACCGCCAAGGAGGTCGAAGCGGCAAATGCGACCGCGCTTGAGGAACTCAAGGACCCCATCGCGCGAAACGCCAATCTTGCCGACGACCAGCCTGCGACCGATCTCGCCCGCTCCGCCGGGGAAGGGAAGGAGAACTGGATCGTGATGATCGGCGTATGCACGCATCTCGGCTGCGTGCCTCTAGGACAGGCGGGTGACTTCGGAGGCTGGTTCTGCCCCTGCCACGGATCGCACTATGACACCGCCGGCCGAGTCCGCAAGGGACCGGCACCAGAGAACCTTCCGATACCTCGCTTCGAATTCGTCTCCGATACAGTTGTGCGGATTGGATAA
- a CDS encoding VOC family protein, producing the protein MFDHVKFGVSDYAASKAFFLKALEPLGVAVVSEGPPSYGVELSPKGKSSLCLYQTEEKPAHLHLAFTAENRQQVEAFYRAALEAGGKDNGAPGLRPHYHANYYAAFVIGPDGHNIEAVCHEPEA; encoded by the coding sequence ATGTTTGACCACGTCAAATTCGGAGTCAGCGACTATGCAGCGAGCAAAGCGTTCTTCCTCAAGGCACTCGAACCGCTCGGCGTAGCTGTTGTCTCGGAGGGGCCGCCTTCGTACGGTGTCGAGCTTAGCCCAAAGGGTAAGTCTTCATTGTGCCTGTACCAAACCGAGGAGAAGCCGGCGCATCTTCACTTGGCGTTCACGGCCGAGAATCGCCAGCAAGTCGAAGCTTTCTATCGCGCGGCCCTGGAGGCGGGTGGCAAAGACAATGGTGCGCCCGGTCTGCGCCCGCACTACCACGCGAACTACTATGCCGCCTTCGTCATCGGTCCGGACGGGCACAACATCGAAGCGGTTTGCCACGAACCCGAGGCCTAA
- a CDS encoding hydrolase, with the protein MTFRNGLASLLRPEDSVLVLIDHQPYQLANLNSHEPQMVVNNTTALAKLAKAFNVPTILTSVIAARGGLLFKQITDVFPDQEVIDRTWVNTWQDENVVNVVKATGRKQLIIAGLWTEVCVAMPVIQAAGEGWDVTVITDASGGISKESHEVAIQRMAAAGANVMTVMALAGEWQRDWARTEHVEELTEILIQHFGGSGIAYLWEQQLLNTPVPSNAG; encoded by the coding sequence ATGACTTTTCGTAATGGCCTTGCTTCGCTTCTTCGTCCCGAAGACTCGGTACTCGTCCTAATCGACCACCAGCCTTACCAACTGGCGAACCTGAACAGCCACGAACCGCAGATGGTGGTCAACAACACGACCGCGCTGGCGAAGCTAGCAAAAGCCTTCAATGTTCCGACCATTCTCACCAGCGTGATCGCGGCGCGCGGTGGACTTCTCTTTAAGCAGATCACCGACGTATTTCCGGACCAGGAAGTCATCGATCGCACCTGGGTGAACACCTGGCAGGACGAGAATGTGGTGAACGTCGTCAAGGCGACCGGCCGCAAGCAACTGATCATCGCCGGCCTGTGGACCGAGGTCTGCGTCGCAATGCCTGTCATCCAGGCCGCCGGCGAAGGCTGGGACGTGACCGTGATCACCGACGCGTCGGGCGGGATTTCGAAGGAGTCTCACGAAGTTGCCATCCAGCGCATGGCCGCGGCCGGCGCGAACGTGATGACCGTGATGGCGCTCGCTGGCGAATGGCAACGCGATTGGGCGCGCACCGAGCATGTCGAGGAGCTGACCGAGATTCTCATCCAGCACTTCGGCGGCAGCGGCATCGCGTATCTTTGGGAGCAGCAGCTTCTCAACACGCCGGTGCCGAGCAACGCAGGCTGA
- a CDS encoding LysR family transcriptional regulator gives MDIEELRTFVEVADAGGVSPAARRLGVSKSIVSRRLFRLEAELGVQLLARTTRGAALTEAGATFRDYAARVCAEIEVARETILPAGELRGRLRVSAPLSFGPTHFAPVLADMARRHPQLHIHTCYSDRFVDLIAEGYDCAIRVGYLQDSNLIARRVGPIYGKLVASPDYIKTHGAPEKPEELVSHQALMQGTEAWQFMDGDEIITVHPRGRFKADNATALAAAALAGLGIAWIPDGVTHQYVASGALVPVMTRHPPPPAGVYVIRPPGQHPSRKVRVLTEMLIECFEQAPDSAGVGR, from the coding sequence TTGGACATCGAAGAGCTGCGGACATTCGTAGAAGTTGCTGATGCCGGGGGAGTTTCGCCCGCTGCGCGCCGGCTCGGCGTCTCCAAGTCGATCGTCAGCCGGCGGCTCTTTCGGCTTGAAGCGGAACTAGGCGTCCAGCTTCTTGCACGAACCACCCGCGGCGCCGCTCTCACAGAAGCCGGGGCCACGTTCCGAGATTATGCAGCCAGAGTCTGCGCCGAGATCGAGGTTGCCAGGGAAACTATCCTACCCGCCGGTGAACTTCGCGGCCGCCTGCGAGTTTCTGCGCCGCTTTCTTTCGGCCCGACCCACTTCGCTCCCGTGCTCGCGGACATGGCGCGACGCCATCCCCAGCTCCACATCCACACCTGCTACAGTGATCGCTTCGTTGATCTGATCGCGGAGGGTTATGATTGTGCGATACGGGTTGGCTATCTTCAGGACTCTAACCTGATCGCAAGACGCGTCGGGCCGATCTACGGGAAACTGGTCGCGAGCCCGGACTACATCAAAACGCATGGTGCCCCTGAAAAGCCGGAGGAACTGGTCTCCCATCAGGCTCTCATGCAGGGAACGGAAGCCTGGCAATTTATGGATGGAGACGAGATCATTACGGTTCATCCCCGGGGACGCTTCAAGGCCGACAACGCCACAGCTCTCGCCGCCGCCGCATTAGCAGGGCTCGGCATCGCTTGGATCCCCGATGGCGTCACCCATCAATACGTGGCCTCCGGCGCGCTGGTTCCGGTCATGACACGCCATCCACCGCCTCCGGCAGGTGTATACGTCATCCGCCCGCCAGGGCAGCATCCATCAAGGAAGGTACGTGTCCTCACCGAAATGTTGATTGAGTGTTTCGAACAGGCTCCGGACTCTGCGGGCGTCGGTCGCTAA
- a CDS encoding mechanosensitive ion channel family protein yields the protein MFDLLVSPLVQVIALGVASIVIWHLQGRGRPNARLVVQIAFFLVMTAILVGNRISPFKFEPMQEVGGALVAAKMLWWMHLAWSTIGFIRIYIVLDGRPREARLLQDLFVAVVYLGVTLSILSFVFGIAIGTLVATSGVIAIILGLALQSTLNDVFSGVALTLGRPYGIGDWIILADGVEGRVVENTWRSTHILTPANNIVVLPNSVLAKVGLTNITRPDETHLQVLTLRVKPTHPPSFIAEAMRRAMIGANHVVHDPAPAVALKSLDAVAVEVELQYRVRHPADRNAARNELIDLAYRQCTAMGLSLAPPTTATVLMESAVTAPGPAETVKDLLRANSIFADLKLEELEKLDAAARPRQYRSGERVLDGAETSLMVVRSGVVAAHRNGAEVTRLAPGAIFGQVDGIDGKAVTFEALTEVEAYEIDGPTMTPLLQDYPAIQSDLSRHLAGLAGRAPAAGNGPAEGKHAFLRKVHGILGR from the coding sequence ATGTTCGACCTGCTTGTCTCGCCTCTGGTCCAGGTTATCGCGCTGGGTGTCGCAAGCATTGTCATCTGGCATCTGCAGGGGCGCGGTCGTCCGAACGCGCGCCTTGTGGTTCAGATCGCGTTTTTCCTGGTCATGACGGCGATTTTGGTTGGGAACCGTATTTCTCCGTTCAAGTTCGAGCCGATGCAGGAGGTCGGCGGCGCTCTTGTCGCAGCCAAGATGCTCTGGTGGATGCATCTCGCCTGGTCCACCATCGGTTTTATCCGCATCTATATTGTGCTGGATGGCAGGCCGCGCGAAGCGCGGCTGCTGCAGGACCTGTTCGTCGCGGTCGTCTATCTCGGGGTGACACTGTCCATCCTGTCCTTCGTGTTCGGCATCGCGATAGGAACACTGGTCGCGACCTCGGGCGTCATCGCGATCATCCTCGGGCTTGCCTTGCAGAGCACGCTGAATGACGTCTTTTCCGGCGTGGCGCTGACATTGGGGCGTCCCTACGGCATCGGCGACTGGATCATCCTTGCCGACGGTGTCGAAGGACGGGTGGTCGAGAATACCTGGCGTTCGACCCATATCCTGACGCCGGCCAACAATATCGTTGTCCTGCCGAACAGCGTGCTGGCGAAGGTCGGGCTGACGAACATCACCCGCCCTGACGAGACGCACCTGCAGGTCCTGACGCTCCGCGTGAAGCCGACGCATCCCCCGTCCTTCATCGCCGAGGCGATGCGGCGGGCGATGATTGGGGCCAACCACGTCGTTCACGATCCGGCTCCCGCGGTCGCGCTCAAGAGCCTCGACGCCGTGGCGGTCGAGGTCGAGCTGCAATACCGCGTCAGGCATCCCGCCGATCGGAATGCCGCCCGAAACGAACTCATCGATCTCGCCTACCGGCAATGCACGGCGATGGGCCTGTCGCTCGCCCCGCCAACAACGGCCACGGTCCTCATGGAGAGCGCCGTCACCGCGCCAGGACCCGCGGAGACGGTGAAGGACCTGCTGCGGGCCAATTCGATCTTCGCCGACCTGAAACTGGAAGAGCTGGAGAAGCTCGACGCGGCGGCACGACCCCGACAATACAGGTCCGGCGAGCGAGTGCTTGATGGAGCGGAAACAAGCCTGATGGTCGTTCGCTCAGGCGTCGTCGCCGCACATCGCAACGGCGCGGAGGTTACGCGATTGGCACCGGGCGCGATCTTCGGACAAGTCGATGGGATCGATGGCAAGGCCGTCACATTCGAAGCTCTGACCGAGGTCGAGGCCTATGAGATCGATGGCCCGACCATGACGCCCCTGTTGCAGGATTATCCGGCCATCCAGAGCGACCTTTCCCGGCATCTCGCCGGCCTTGCGGGACGTGCGCCGGCAGCCGGCAATGGGCCTGCTGAAGGAAAGCATGCCTTCCTGCGCAAGGTTCACGGTATCTTGGGGCGATAA
- a CDS encoding IS110 family transposase, translated as MIQPDVIGCDIAKAHLDLFDSGRGRHERIDNTPAAIAVWLATLADRVVHVVFEATGRYDGKLRAALEAADYPYSRVNPARARDFAKALGLLAKTDAIDARLLARMGQSLPLPTHAPDDPVRRSLGRLHARRDQLVAMRQQERTRLHEAEGDERDSLESHLAWLNAEIGRIETICRERLRTDETLRSQEQRLRSIPGVGPVAALTLITLMPELGSRSSKAIAALAGLAPFNVDSGMSRGQRHIRGGRKRIRDALYMAALTASRMPSAFKPYADRMARQGKPFKVVITALARKLLTIANALARDKTIYSKA; from the coding sequence ATGATACAGCCTGATGTCATCGGATGCGATATCGCAAAAGCGCATTTGGACCTTTTCGACAGCGGCCGCGGCCGTCACGAGCGCATCGACAACACGCCGGCGGCCATTGCTGTCTGGCTTGCCACCCTTGCGGACCGGGTCGTCCATGTCGTCTTCGAGGCAACCGGACGATATGATGGCAAGCTTCGTGCGGCTCTGGAGGCGGCGGATTATCCCTATTCCCGCGTCAATCCGGCTCGCGCGCGAGACTTTGCCAAGGCGCTCGGCCTGCTTGCCAAGACGGATGCGATCGATGCGCGCCTGCTGGCCCGCATGGGCCAAAGCCTGCCGCTTCCGACGCATGCGCCGGACGATCCCGTTCGCCGCTCCCTTGGCCGTCTCCACGCGCGCCGCGACCAGCTCGTCGCGATGCGTCAGCAGGAGCGGACCCGCCTGCACGAGGCCGAAGGGGACGAGCGCGACAGCCTCGAAAGCCATCTCGCCTGGCTGAACGCGGAAATCGGCCGCATCGAGACGATCTGCCGGGAGCGGCTGCGGACCGATGAGACCCTCCGCTCGCAGGAGCAGAGGCTGCGCTCGATTCCCGGTGTGGGACCCGTCGCCGCTCTGACCCTGATCACGCTGATGCCCGAACTCGGGAGCCGCTCGTCCAAAGCCATAGCCGCCCTTGCCGGGCTTGCGCCGTTCAATGTCGACAGCGGTATGTCGCGTGGCCAGCGCCATATTCGCGGTGGCCGAAAGCGCATCCGCGATGCCCTTTACATGGCCGCGCTCACCGCCAGCCGCATGCCCTCGGCCTTCAAGCCATATGCCGACCGGATGGCCCGACAAGGAAAGCCCTTCAAGGTTGTCATCACCGCTCTTGCCCGCAAATTGCTCACCATCGCCAACGCCCTCGCGAGGGACAAAACAATCTATTCAAAAGCCTGA
- a CDS encoding dienelactone hydrolase family protein, with protein MAEVLLFHHAQGLTPGVHAFADELRQAGHTVHTPDLFDGRTFESIPEGLAYIEEIGFDEMRERGVRIADDLPFDLVYAGFSFGVLPAQKLAQTRPGARGALLFHSCLPISGAWAFGPWTDGVPVQIHGMDNDPIFVGEGDIDAAREIVEKVEDAALFLYPGDQHYFADSSLPSYDADAAALLTRRVLEFLSRV; from the coding sequence ATGGCCGAGGTCTTGCTGTTTCATCACGCACAGGGGCTGACCCCCGGCGTCCACGCGTTTGCCGACGAGCTGCGGCAAGCCGGGCACACCGTCCACACGCCGGACCTCTTCGACGGGCGCACCTTCGAGAGCATCCCCGAGGGTCTCGCCTATATCGAAGAGATCGGGTTCGACGAGATGCGCGAGCGCGGCGTCCGCATCGCCGACGACCTGCCCTTTGATCTCGTCTATGCCGGCTTCTCGTTCGGCGTGCTGCCGGCGCAGAAGCTCGCGCAAACCCGGCCCGGTGCCCGCGGCGCGCTGCTCTTCCACTCCTGCCTGCCGATCAGCGGCGCATGGGCCTTCGGCCCATGGACGGACGGCGTCCCGGTCCAGATCCACGGCATGGACAACGACCCGATCTTCGTCGGCGAAGGCGACATCGATGCCGCCCGCGAGATCGTGGAAAAGGTCGAGGACGCGGCGCTTTTCCTCTACCCGGGCGACCAGCACTACTTCGCCGACAGCTCGCTCCCCTCATACGACGCCGATGCCGCCGCGCTGCTCACCCGGCGGGTGCTTGAGTTTCTGAGCCGGGTTTAG